The following proteins are co-located in the Candidatus Nitrotoga sp. AM1P genome:
- a CDS encoding DUF2325 domain-containing protein — protein sequence MNAIVIGADRLGNIPELLSDWNINITRHITGRHVAHQRKPHGLPRNTELLILFTDFLGHNVMRHFRNLALVQGIPFIACRRSTSCLAQSLECCFNKKIEESKCPNCPFRP from the coding sequence ATGAACGCAATAGTAATTGGTGCGGATCGATTGGGAAATATTCCTGAACTGCTGTCTGATTGGAATATAAACATTACTCGTCATATTACCGGACGACATGTGGCACATCAGCGCAAACCGCATGGACTGCCTAGGAATACAGAGCTGTTGATATTATTTACAGATTTTCTGGGGCACAATGTGATGCGGCATTTTCGTAACTTGGCGCTAGTCCAAGGTATACCGTTTATTGCTTGCCGTCGATCTACAAGCTGTCTGGCACAGTCACTGGAGTGCTGCTTTAATAAAAAAATTGAAGAATCAAAATGTCCGAACTGTCCATTTCGACCTTGA
- a CDS encoding DUF4198 domain-containing protein, with amino-acid sequence MKSILIILVAAISSVLSLNAAAHMLWLEGGATVSKLYFGEYGENLRETSPGKLDNIVTPMVTIVDAAGAEKSVTASRSTNYYAISGGATVLVQALKQPIRTSQDKLAPAQRGFLYARQGKGGNLPLDIQQNANKLRLTFMGKPLAKAEITLIAPNGWEKPLRTDENGETNFSLLEPGLYVAEAKYKESHPGEFEGKAYFSENHTVTFSFSK; translated from the coding sequence ATGAAATCTATACTGATTATTCTCGTCGCTGCTATAAGCAGTGTACTTAGCCTTAATGCCGCCGCGCATATGTTATGGTTAGAAGGTGGCGCTACTGTGAGCAAGCTTTATTTCGGAGAATATGGTGAAAATCTACGGGAAACCTCACCAGGCAAACTCGACAATATCGTTACTCCGATGGTCACCATTGTTGACGCAGCCGGAGCAGAAAAGTCCGTCACTGCAAGTCGCAGCACCAATTACTATGCAATCTCAGGTGGAGCTACGGTACTGGTTCAAGCACTTAAGCAACCTATACGTACCTCACAGGATAAGCTCGCTCCTGCGCAAAGGGGTTTTTTGTATGCGCGGCAAGGAAAAGGGGGTAATTTGCCGTTGGATATACAGCAAAATGCAAACAAATTGCGCTTAACTTTTATGGGTAAGCCGTTAGCTAAGGCTGAGATTACTCTCATTGCACCTAATGGATGGGAAAAACCTTTACGCACAGACGAAAATGGTGAAACAAATTTTTCACTGCTGGAACCTGGCCTTTATGTCGCAGAAGCGAAGTATAAAGAAAGCCATCCTGGGGAATTTGAGGGTAAAGCCTATTTCAGCGAGAACCATACTGTCACGTTTAGTTTTTCAAAATAA
- a CDS encoding TonB-dependent receptor — MMYTRNLKCVATMAQKHDGIQIPCRHRQTKLVIAMNSALFCFGVTTTTLAGAATAQPTDGETTLPVISVSAKSSPSNTSTGYTVTSTTTATKTNTPLLDTPQSISVVTQAMIKDQAIQSMADTVRYVPGMGISQGEGNRDALVFRGNRSTADFFVSGIRDDVQYFRDIYNIERVEVLKGPNGMIFGRGGSGGVINRVIKEADWNQIRELTVQAGSFDAKRVALDVGQGVNEVAAVRLNTMYENSGSFRNGVDLKRYGINPTVTIMPSDNTKVVLNAEYFKDDRTADRGIPSFDGRPLKTNTSTFFGDPNRSNANTELKAVNALIEHKFNDEVMIRNRTRYAAQDKFYENVYPSATVKGTTSTVAIGAYNNVTKRDNFFNQTDLLFSLNTGKVKHDLVVGLEIGHQDTDSTRNTGYFNNTATSVNVPINNPITKDPLTYKLAATDADNNSVTKQTSLYVQDQIKLLPQLQAIIGVRYDRIEVDFINKNPANPLALNVKDSFFSPRAGLVYKPIETVSIYTSYSLSYVPRAGEQLTSLSVTNAALEPEKFKNVEVGAKWDIRPGLALTTALFQLDRTNVIIPDPNNAAISHLGGGQRNKGFELGLAGRVTSAWSVMGGYTYQDGVITNTLSSAAKEGAVLAELPKNTFSLWNRYDINPRWGVGLGVINRGAMYTSTDNTVRLPGFTRVDAAVYAKIDKNLRAQLNIENLFDRNYYASAHNNNNILPGSPIAARVSLIANF, encoded by the coding sequence ATGATGTACACCCGTAACCTTAAATGCGTTGCTACCATGGCGCAAAAACATGATGGCATCCAGATTCCATGTAGACATCGTCAAACTAAACTCGTCATTGCGATGAATAGCGCGTTATTCTGTTTTGGAGTAACCACTACTACTTTAGCGGGTGCCGCAACTGCGCAGCCAACTGACGGTGAAACTACGCTGCCAGTAATATCGGTCTCTGCAAAAAGTAGTCCCAGTAACACAAGTACTGGTTACACAGTAACTAGTACCACCACTGCTACCAAGACAAACACCCCTCTGCTTGATACACCGCAATCTATATCTGTTGTGACGCAGGCTATGATCAAAGATCAGGCTATACAGAGCATGGCGGATACAGTGCGCTATGTTCCAGGCATGGGGATTTCGCAAGGGGAAGGGAATCGGGATGCTTTGGTTTTCCGGGGTAACCGCTCCACAGCAGACTTTTTTGTTTCTGGCATACGGGATGATGTTCAGTACTTTCGCGATATCTATAACATAGAAAGAGTAGAAGTGCTCAAGGGCCCCAATGGAATGATCTTTGGCCGGGGCGGTTCCGGGGGCGTAATCAACCGGGTGATTAAAGAAGCGGACTGGAACCAGATACGTGAACTCACGGTACAAGCGGGTTCGTTTGATGCCAAGCGCGTGGCACTGGATGTTGGTCAGGGCGTGAATGAAGTTGCCGCAGTCCGTCTCAATACCATGTATGAAAATTCGGGCAGTTTTCGTAATGGCGTGGATTTGAAACGATACGGAATTAATCCTACCGTTACGATCATGCCTAGTGATAACACCAAAGTAGTACTCAATGCAGAATATTTCAAAGATGACCGCACAGCCGATCGAGGTATCCCGTCCTTTGATGGACGTCCTTTAAAAACCAATACGTCAACGTTTTTTGGTGATCCCAATCGAAGCAATGCGAACACAGAACTTAAGGCAGTCAATGCGCTTATCGAGCATAAGTTTAATGATGAAGTAATGATTCGCAACCGTACACGATATGCTGCGCAAGATAAATTTTATGAGAACGTATACCCAAGTGCCACAGTTAAAGGTACTACATCTACGGTAGCGATTGGGGCTTATAACAATGTAACTAAGCGTGATAACTTCTTCAACCAGACAGACCTTCTGTTTTCCCTGAATACAGGTAAAGTGAAGCATGATCTGGTAGTGGGTCTCGAAATAGGCCATCAGGATACAGATAGCACGCGTAATACTGGATACTTCAACAATACAGCCACATCGGTTAACGTACCCATTAACAACCCAATTACTAAAGATCCACTCACATACAAGTTAGCAGCTACAGACGCTGACAATAATAGTGTTACAAAGCAAACCTCGCTTTATGTGCAAGACCAGATCAAATTATTGCCTCAATTACAAGCAATTATCGGAGTGCGTTACGATAGGATCGAGGTGGACTTTATCAATAAGAACCCCGCTAATCCTCTTGCCCTAAATGTTAAAGATAGTTTCTTCTCACCAAGAGCCGGATTGGTTTACAAGCCAATCGAGACAGTATCAATTTATACCAGTTATAGCTTGTCATATGTGCCAAGGGCCGGTGAACAGCTTACTTCGTTATCGGTAACCAATGCGGCGCTCGAACCGGAAAAATTTAAAAATGTGGAAGTGGGAGCGAAGTGGGATATCCGTCCTGGCCTCGCTTTGACTACTGCCCTGTTTCAGTTGGATCGTACCAATGTGATTATTCCAGACCCAAACAATGCAGCCATCTCTCATTTAGGCGGTGGCCAGCGTAATAAGGGCTTCGAGTTAGGTCTGGCCGGCCGAGTTACATCGGCTTGGAGCGTCATGGGGGGATATACTTACCAGGATGGGGTAATTACCAATACGCTATCTTCTGCTGCTAAAGAAGGGGCCGTTCTGGCGGAGCTTCCAAAGAACACATTCTCATTATGGAACCGGTATGACATCAATCCGAGATGGGGTGTGGGGCTTGGTGTTATAAATCGTGGCGCTATGTACACCTCGACTGACAATACCGTTCGCTTGCCGGGCTTCACTCGGGTGGATGCAGCCGTATATGCCAAGATTGATAAAAATCTGCGGGCCCAGTTGAATATCGAAAACCTGTTTGATAGAAATTATTACGCTTCCGCTCACAATAACAACAATATCTTGCCAGGGTCACCAATTGCTGCAAGAGTTTCATTAATTGCTAATTTCTAG